The DNA segment CGAGGACGACCTGGGCTGGATCCTGATGAGCGCGCGAATGCAGCGCAGTCTGGTGCATCTGCATCGTCAGGTATCAGAGATCCGCTTCCTCTCGGATTTGCAGGACGTCCTGGCCAACAGCGAATCGGTCGGGGAGCTGACCGACAGTATCACCGACCGCATCTACAGCAGCTTCCCCTTCGCGGCGGTGTACTTCTTCAGCGTATCACCGGAAGAGGAGATTCAGCTGGCAGCCTATCGCGGGCGCGATGCAACCCCGGACCCCCAGGTACCGCAGCTGTTGCCCGCCGTCGATGCTGCCTGCCAGGACCAGCGTATTGTTACGCTGCCGGACGGCAGCTCGGTGGTTCACCTCTGCATCGGCACCGTGCCGGATATTCTTGGCCGCATCTGGTGCATCCCCGAGAACCCCGCCTATCTGGAGCGGGTCGAGACACTGCAGATACTGGCAATCGCCACCCGGCAGCTGGCTGCTGCCCTCAGTCGCATCCAGCAGCAGGAAACGATTGTTGCCCAGTGGCAGGAGCTCAAACGGAAGAACATCCTGCTGGAAAAGCTTTCGACCACCGATCCCCTGACCAACCTTGGCAACCGTACCGCGCTGTACAAGACCCTGCACAGCGAGGTCAACAGGATCATTCGCTATGGCCGCAACAGTGTGCCCTGCAGTGTCATGTTCATCGATCTGGACAACTTCAAGCTGATCAACGACACCCTGGGGCATGCAGCCGGTGATTACGTACTGGCTCGAACCGCCCACCTGATTCTCTCCGAGCTGCGCGACACCGACCAGGCATTTCGCTATGGCGGGGATGAGTTTGTGGTGGTACTGCCCGAAACCCCGGCAGAAAACTGCCGGATTGTCGCCGGACGCATCCACCAGCGGATGGCCGAGGCACGAGGATTCTCCCGCGATCTGGCGCAGGAGCTGCAGCTCGATGTCCCGCCGGCGCTGAAGGAGCACCTGTCCCTGTCAATCGGAATAACCGCCGCCGAATCGGCTACCGCCGGCTTTGATCCGGAGATACTGCTTGACCAGGCCGACCGCGCACTGTACGCCGCCAAGCGGGCCGGCAAGGATCAATCCCTGGTCTTTACAATTGATTCCGATACCGATTCGTAGTACTATTCCCTGCGATGCGATATATCCTGATAGGCGCAGTATTATTCGGAGTCTGGCTGCTGTTTGTGCACACCCTCACGATTACCTCGATCGCGTTGGGGGTCCTGCTGTGCAGCATAAGCGTCTATCTGTTCCGCTCTGCCATCGGGGGCAGCTGGACCGCTGAGACCCCGCATCCCCGCAGTACGCGCCAGTGGCTGCAGCGACTGGGCGGGCTGCTGCTGTTCCTGCCAATATTTTTCTGGAAACTGCTGGCATCCGGCATGGGAATAGCCCTGCTGGCGCTGACCCCGTCCATCTCGTTCTGGCCGGGGATCGTAAAAACCCGCAGTGAGCTGCCCAGCCTCACTGCCGCCACCGCATTTGCCAACCTCATTACCCTGACCCCGGGAACCCTGACCCTGGATTATATCCGCGAGACCGACACCTACTTTATTCACTGGATCGATGTTTCGGAGTACCACTCCCAGACGGTTGATGAGCAGGTAACCGGCGGGATGCGGCCCTACCTTAAAAGGATATTTACATGATCACCTGGACCATCACCCTGCTGGCCGCCTTCAGTATGCTGTGTCTGATCCGCGTCCTGCGGGGGCCAACCCTGCTTGACCGGATAGCGGCCGCCGATGCGATCGGTCTGATGATGACGGTTATCCTGGTGCTGCTTGGCGTACTGCTGGAACGAACCATCTTCCTGGACATTGCGATTGTTTATGGTCTGCTGTTGTTCGCCGATCTGCTGGTAATCACCAAGTACCTTGAACAGGGGAGGCATTAGCATGGAACAGGTTCTGCACTGGAGCAGCGTTACCCTGATGGCGGCTGGCAGCTTTTTTACGTTCGCCATGACAATCGGAATGCTGCGCTTCCCCGATGCCTACACCCGACTGCATGCCGGCACCAAAGGCCTGACCATCGGCGGTGGACTCATCCTGATCGGTGCTGCGCTGGTTTCCCCGGACTGGGTGTTTGCCCTGCGGATCCTGCTGGTAGGGATATTCATGCTGATCACCAACCCGATTGCAACCCAGGCAGTAGCCAGGGCCAACTACTCGGTGCAGCGAGCCCGTCATCACATGGTACTGGATGAATACCAGGAGTTTCTGGAGGAGGAGAACCATGAGTCTTGAGATCCCCTTCCTGATCATCCTGTGCTGCATCGTGATAACCGCCTTTGCCGCGGTACAGATGCGCGGTCACATCACCTCGATTATCGTGCTGTCGGTATTCAGCATTCTCTCCACGGTGGTGTTTGCGGTGATGCAAGCGGTTGATGTGGCAATGGCCGAGGCGGTTATCGGGGCAGGACTCATGACCGCGCTGTTTGTGACCGCTATCAGCAAGACCCGGAGAAGCCGATGAGCCGACACCCCGGGATCAAACTGTTCAGTGCCCTGCTCTGCCTTGCTGCCGGAGCCGGGTTTGTCTATCTTATTACCGCTGCTCTGCAGCTGGAGATCCCTTCCGCCGCAAACTATACCGCACGCGCAGTTGCCGAAACCGGCAGCATCAACGTGCCGACCGCCATTCTTATGGATTATCGCGGGTTCGACACCCTGGGCGAGGCCAGCGTTATCTTTACCTCGGTCGCAGTAGTACTGGTAATCCTGGGAGCGCCGCAGTTTTCTCAGCCAGACCGTATCATGACCCTGCTATCCCGCCGGGCAATTGCCTATCTGCTGCCGCTGTTCTTCCTGTTTCCCGTGTATGTTATCCTGAACGGACACCTCTCACCCGGCGGCGGTTTTCAGGGCGGGGTCAGTCTGGCGGTCCTGGTAATCCTGCTGCATGTCGTGTTCGGGAATGATTTCACCGCACAGCGTCTGCCGATGCGCCTGCTGGGGATTACCGAGTACCTGAGTGCCCTGGCGTTCGCCTCGGTCGGTCTGGTGGGGATCGCGCTGGGATCCACCTACCTTGCCAACGCTGCCGCCGGCCTGCCGCTGGGACGCCCGGGTGAGCTGCTGAGCGCCGGCATCATCCCCCTGTTGAACGTGATAGTCGGCTGTAAGGTTGCTGCCGGTCTCAGCAGCATCTTCTACGCCCTGGCCGGCCATACTGCCGAAGACACCGCCGAAGATACTGCCACGGAGAGCCGCCAATGATACAGACAGCCGCAGTAATCACCGCCGGGCTGGTCTTTATGATCGGGCTGTACGGCATGCTGACCAAACGCGACATGATCAAGATCTGCATCTCCATCAGCATTATGGACTCTGCCATCGTGATGGCCCTGGTAGCCGCTGCGTTTGTCCCCGACGGGGCAGCCCCGATACTCGACGATGCCGTCAACCCGGCCGGCCTGTTTGCCGATCCCCTGCCGCATGCCCTGGCCTTGACCGCAATCGTTATCGGGGCCGGTATCCTGGCCATCGCCCTGGCACTCACGGTGTCGATGTATCGGCATTTTGGCACCACCGATATTGTGCAGGTCTTTACCAAAACCCGGATCGATTATTTTGAACCCCGGAGCCATGAATGACAGCCCTTACTGCCCACCTGCCAATCCTGATCATCATCCTGCCGCTGCTGAACGGTTTTCTGATGTCGCTTACCGACAAGCTGCGACCGAAAATCTCGCTGCCGCTGGCGCTCGGCGGCGCCCTGCTGCATGGTATGCTGATCTTCCAGTTGGCCCGTGAGGTGTTTACTGCCGGCACCCGGCTGTACTATCTCGGGGCTCACGCCCCCCCGCTCGGGATCGTTCTGGTTGCCGATGCCGCGGCGGTGGTTTTTCTGCTGATACTGGGGGCCGGCCATGTACTGGCCACCCTGTACCGCTGGGGAACCGACGGTGCAGATTTTGGCCGCGGTAAAGCCGGTGTGCTTACCAGCATCTTCTTCTGCTCCCTGGCCGGACTGACCCTGGCCGGCGATCTTTTCAACCTGTTTGTGTTCATCGAGCTGTCCACCGTGGCCTCTATCGGGCTTATTGTGTTAAAGCGGCGCAACGCCGGCACAGTCGCCGGTTTTGTGTACATCATGGCCGCCTCGATCAGCGGGGTGCTGCTGCTGGTGGGCATCCTGCTGCTGTACATCGCGACCGGGCACCTCTCACTGGCCGGGATTGCAACCGAGATTCACACCCTGCCAGCCGGGATGCATGCAGCAATAACCGCCTGTATCACCGTCTCGTTCGGGATTAAGGCCGGCCTGGTGCCGCTGCACTTCTGGCAGCCGCGGGCCTATCACGCCGCCGGCAGTACCGCTGCCGGGGTACTCTCCGGGTTTGGCATGAAGGTATACCTGTACACCCTGCTGCGCCTGCTGTTTGTTCCGCTGCAGGCCCCGCTGCTGCAGCCGGCAATCTTCCCGCTCCTGCTGGGTATGGCCCTGATCAACATCCTGGTGGGCCACCTGATGGCCCTGATCGACCGCGACCTGAAGCGGCTGCTCGCGTTTTCCAGCGTCGCCC comes from the Spirochaeta africana DSM 8902 genome and includes:
- the mbhE gene encoding hydrogen gas-evolving membrane-bound hydrogenase subunit E, giving the protein MSRHPGIKLFSALLCLAAGAGFVYLITAALQLEIPSAANYTARAVAETGSINVPTAILMDYRGFDTLGEASVIFTSVAVVLVILGAPQFSQPDRIMTLLSRRAIAYLLPLFFLFPVYVILNGHLSPGGGFQGGVSLAVLVILLHVVFGNDFTAQRLPMRLLGITEYLSALAFASVGLVGIALGSTYLANAAAGLPLGRPGELLSAGIIPLLNVIVGCKVAAGLSSIFYALAGHTAEDTAEDTATESRQ
- a CDS encoding hydrogenase subunit MbhD domain-containing protein, whose protein sequence is MSLEIPFLIILCCIVITAFAAVQMRGHITSIIVLSVFSILSTVVFAVMQAVDVAMAEAVIGAGLMTALFVTAISKTRRSR
- a CDS encoding monovalent cation/H+ antiporter complex subunit F; the encoded protein is MITWTITLLAAFSMLCLIRVLRGPTLLDRIAAADAIGLMMTVILVLLGVLLERTIFLDIAIVYGLLLFADLLVITKYLEQGRH
- a CDS encoding complex I subunit 5 family protein — encoded protein: MTALTAHLPILIIILPLLNGFLMSLTDKLRPKISLPLALGGALLHGMLIFQLAREVFTAGTRLYYLGAHAPPLGIVLVADAAAVVFLLILGAGHVLATLYRWGTDGADFGRGKAGVLTSIFFCSLAGLTLAGDLFNLFVFIELSTVASIGLIVLKRRNAGTVAGFVYIMAASISGVLLLVGILLLYIATGHLSLAGIATEIHTLPAGMHAAITACITVSFGIKAGLVPLHFWQPRAYHAAGSTAAGVLSGFGMKVYLYTLLRLLFVPLQAPLLQPAIFPLLLGMALINILVGHLMALIDRDLKRLLAFSSVAHAGYILAGAAAAGMLLSRSARQYSAAAEAAAMTAGAAALLHCINHAATKSGLLWSGRKLIANARSSRITELSGAAQHAPLHLAGFILAAAGIIGMPPTLGFASKWHIASTQLSVFPILVISLGTVISLYYYGRIVSVALTQHSQPEIPGSGDAAPPEKPRLRLDAAIVISVGIAVLLSGPIEHHLIPLLSQAAESLFDARLYIDSVLPGGL
- a CDS encoding Na+/H+ antiporter subunit E; this encodes MRYILIGAVLFGVWLLFVHTLTITSIALGVLLCSISVYLFRSAIGGSWTAETPHPRSTRQWLQRLGGLLLFLPIFFWKLLASGMGIALLALTPSISFWPGIVKTRSELPSLTAATAFANLITLTPGTLTLDYIRETDTYFIHWIDVSEYHSQTVDEQVTGGMRPYLKRIFT
- a CDS encoding sodium:proton antiporter: MIQTAAVITAGLVFMIGLYGMLTKRDMIKICISISIMDSAIVMALVAAAFVPDGAAPILDDAVNPAGLFADPLPHALALTAIVIGAGILAIALALTVSMYRHFGTTDIVQVFTKTRIDYFEPRSHE
- the mnhG gene encoding monovalent cation/H(+) antiporter subunit G; translated protein: MEQVLHWSSVTLMAAGSFFTFAMTIGMLRFPDAYTRLHAGTKGLTIGGGLILIGAALVSPDWVFALRILLVGIFMLITNPIATQAVARANYSVQRARHHMVLDEYQEFLEEENHES